In Gemmatimonadota bacterium, one DNA window encodes the following:
- a CDS encoding type II secretion system F family protein, which translates to MMGTVEMTPELKALLAFLTVAFATFAVAMLLESVRMLLHKRTVRLELQRLAERRDGGPQTSLLRAQRKGLPGWLKPALARVPRLADLQHFLEQSGTNLGLAAFLALTAGSAVAGGFSLLALGLGTPAAATGAAVGAALPYLWFLRRRRRRLAAFEAHFPEAIDLLTRSIRAGHGVSTGLGMVAEEAAEPVAGEFRQVFEELRYGLPLDEALKSMSDRISLPDVRIFATALLIQRDVGGNLAEILDKLSEVIRERFTFRRQLRTHTAQGRMTGLVLGFAPFVAGAGMFLLNPDYMRPLFEEPIGRMLLGFAIGMQCLGFILIRRITTVEL; encoded by the coding sequence ATGATGGGCACCGTGGAGATGACGCCCGAGCTGAAGGCGCTCCTGGCCTTCCTCACGGTGGCCTTCGCCACGTTCGCGGTGGCCATGCTGCTCGAGTCGGTCCGGATGCTCCTGCACAAGCGCACCGTGCGCCTGGAGCTGCAGCGACTCGCGGAGCGTCGCGACGGGGGTCCACAGACCTCCCTGCTGCGGGCGCAGCGCAAGGGCCTGCCCGGCTGGCTCAAGCCGGCGTTGGCGCGGGTGCCACGGCTCGCCGACCTCCAGCACTTCCTGGAGCAGAGCGGCACCAACCTGGGCCTGGCCGCGTTCCTGGCGCTGACGGCCGGGTCCGCCGTGGCGGGCGGCTTCAGCCTGCTGGCGCTGGGTCTCGGCACGCCGGCCGCAGCCACCGGGGCGGCGGTAGGCGCCGCGCTGCCCTATCTCTGGTTCCTGCGCCGCCGCCGCCGCCGTCTGGCCGCGTTCGAGGCCCACTTCCCCGAGGCCATCGATCTCCTCACGCGCTCCATCCGGGCGGGACACGGTGTCAGCACCGGGCTGGGCATGGTGGCCGAGGAGGCCGCGGAGCCCGTCGCCGGAGAGTTCCGCCAGGTCTTCGAGGAGCTGCGCTACGGGCTCCCGCTGGACGAGGCGCTCAAGTCCATGTCCGACCGGATCTCGCTGCCGGACGTGCGGATCTTCGCCACCGCACTGCTGATCCAGCGGGACGTGGGCGGGAACCTGGCCGAGATCCTGGACAAGCTCTCGGAGGTGATCCGGGAGCGCTTCACCTTCCGGCGGCAGCTCCGCACCCATACCGCCCAAGGGCGCATGACCGGCCTCGTGCTGGGCTTTGCCCCGTTCGTCGCGGGTGCAGGCATGTTCCTGCTCAACCCCGACTACATGCGGCCGCTGTTCGAGGAGCCGATCGGTCGGATGCTCCTCGGCTTCGCCATCGGGATGCAGTGTCTGGGCTTCATCCTGATCCGACGCATCACCACGGTCGAGCTGTAG
- a CDS encoding CpaF family protein — translation MLPVAMNDQPDEPTAWERRRHEANVSRRWAAAQGAEISYQREHSPLFEEIKTRVHRQLIERLNLSAIIDRDDEDAVSEVRAIVRSLLVQEEAPLNLDERELIAELVLNEVFGLGPLEPLMQDAEVSDILVNTHEHVYVERNGRIHKTNIRFRDEAHLLQVIDRIVSAVGRRIDDSSPMVDARLGDGSRVNAVIGPLAVDGAHLSIRKFRSDALSAGDLLRTKALTREMLEFLQGCVRARLNLLISGGTGAGKTTLLNVLSESIPVDERIVTIEDSAELQLRQPHVVRLETRPPNVEGTGMVTQRQLVINSLRMRPDRIVVGEVRGAEAVDMLQAMNTGHDGSLTTLHANSPRDALSRLQTMVSMAGLNLPEKGIREQIASAIDVVVHVSRLSDGTRRITSVAEVVGMEGDVISMQDLFVFERDGISAEGQVVGRFQPTGIRPKYAERLRNYGVHLSEALFSAATPHLTADLVEMPWERR, via the coding sequence GTGCTCCCCGTTGCGATGAACGACCAGCCGGACGAGCCCACCGCGTGGGAGCGACGCCGCCACGAGGCGAACGTCTCGCGTCGGTGGGCGGCCGCCCAAGGCGCGGAGATCTCCTACCAGCGGGAGCACAGCCCGCTGTTCGAGGAGATCAAGACCCGCGTCCACCGTCAGCTGATCGAGCGCCTCAACCTCAGCGCCATCATCGATCGCGACGACGAGGATGCGGTGTCCGAGGTACGGGCGATCGTGCGCAGCCTGCTCGTCCAGGAGGAGGCCCCCCTCAACCTCGACGAACGCGAGCTGATCGCGGAGCTGGTGCTGAACGAGGTCTTCGGACTGGGCCCGCTCGAACCCCTGATGCAGGACGCCGAGGTCTCGGACATCCTGGTCAATACGCACGAGCACGTCTACGTGGAGCGCAACGGCCGCATCCACAAGACCAACATCCGCTTCCGTGACGAGGCCCACCTGCTCCAGGTGATCGACCGCATCGTCTCGGCCGTGGGCCGCCGGATCGACGATTCCTCCCCGATGGTCGACGCCCGCCTCGGGGACGGATCGCGCGTGAATGCGGTGATCGGCCCGCTCGCCGTGGACGGGGCCCACCTGTCCATCCGCAAGTTCCGGTCGGACGCGCTCAGCGCCGGCGACCTCCTGCGGACCAAGGCGCTGACGCGCGAGATGCTGGAGTTCCTGCAGGGCTGCGTGCGCGCCCGGCTCAACCTCCTCATCTCGGGCGGGACCGGCGCCGGGAAGACGACTCTGCTGAACGTGTTGTCGGAGAGCATCCCGGTAGACGAACGCATCGTCACCATCGAGGACTCGGCCGAGCTCCAGCTGCGCCAGCCGCACGTGGTCCGCCTCGAGACGCGACCTCCGAACGTGGAGGGCACGGGGATGGTCACCCAGCGCCAACTGGTGATCAACTCGCTGCGTATGCGACCCGACCGGATCGTGGTGGGCGAGGTCCGCGGCGCCGAAGCCGTGGACATGCTGCAGGCCATGAACACCGGCCATGACGGATCCCTCACCACGCTACACGCGAACAGCCCCCGCGACGCGCTGTCCCGCCTCCAGACCATGGTGTCCATGGCAGGCCTGAATCTGCCGGAGAAGGGGATCCGCGAGCAGATCGCCTCCGCCATCGACGTGGTGGTGCACGTCAGTCGCCTCTCCGACGGCACGCGCCGCATCACGAGCGTGGCCGAGGTCGTCGGCATGGAAGGCGACGTGATCTCGATGCAGGACCTGTTCGTCTTCGAGCGGGACGGCATCAGCGCCGAGGGCCAGGTCGTGGGACGCTTCCAGCCGACCGGGATCCGCCCCAAGTACGCCGAGCGTCTGCGCAACTACGGTGTGCACCTGTCCGAGGCGCTCTTCTCGGCGGCCACGCCCCATCTGACGGCGGACCTGGTCGAGATGCCCTGGGAGCGCCGATGA
- a CDS encoding AAA family ATPase, whose protein sequence is MAVKAAVFSTDPALRTDLARVIAGQDAVSVVLEVDSPFTDIQTRHLDQLETLDPELAFLDLEHNPGIALRFAQFLIESNPSRKLIGFGADLSPELLLSAMQAGISEYVEKPIDESALREAMDRVIRKLGKKAPDGSRQPGKLLVIFSPKGGSGSTTLATNLAVELHRVTRKRTLLVDLDLELGETALTLGIEPRFSVVDLLRNFHRVDSDLLASYIDRHESGLEVLAAPYAPADPQAVDVERVGQILDFLRGAYEYVVVDAPKSFNTPTVAALQAADEVFLVTTPDLASIRNLARSLPLLRELRRSATDGSLRLVVNRADSRELISGSEIEKALGLPAYWTVSNDYRAVIEALNAGRPVVDDNRSVFGRDVRGLAGVIGGVEVTTRPSRFGFLPFGSGRRRAAAGGRASDGKVTNHAG, encoded by the coding sequence ATGGCCGTTAAGGCCGCCGTCTTCTCGACCGACCCCGCGCTGCGGACGGACCTGGCCCGCGTGATCGCGGGCCAGGACGCCGTCTCGGTGGTGCTGGAAGTGGACTCCCCGTTCACGGACATCCAGACCCGCCACCTGGATCAGCTCGAGACGCTGGACCCGGAGCTCGCGTTCCTGGACCTGGAGCACAATCCGGGCATCGCGTTGCGCTTCGCACAGTTCCTGATCGAGTCGAACCCGAGCCGGAAGCTGATCGGCTTCGGCGCCGACCTCTCGCCGGAGCTTCTGCTCTCGGCGATGCAGGCCGGGATCTCCGAGTACGTGGAGAAGCCCATCGATGAGTCCGCCCTGCGCGAGGCCATGGATCGGGTCATCCGCAAGCTCGGGAAGAAAGCCCCTGACGGGTCGAGGCAGCCGGGAAAGCTGTTGGTGATCTTCAGTCCCAAGGGCGGCTCGGGTTCGACGACGCTGGCGACCAATCTCGCGGTGGAGCTGCACCGCGTGACCCGCAAGCGCACCTTGCTCGTGGATCTCGACCTCGAGCTGGGAGAGACGGCCCTGACGCTGGGGATCGAGCCACGGTTCAGCGTGGTCGATCTGCTGCGGAACTTCCATCGCGTCGACTCCGACCTGTTGGCGTCGTACATCGATCGCCACGAGTCCGGGCTCGAGGTGCTCGCCGCCCCGTATGCACCGGCCGACCCCCAGGCGGTCGACGTCGAGCGCGTGGGGCAGATCCTCGACTTCCTGCGCGGCGCCTACGAGTACGTCGTGGTCGACGCGCCGAAGTCGTTCAACACACCGACGGTGGCTGCGCTCCAGGCCGCGGACGAGGTATTCCTGGTCACGACCCCCGATCTGGCCTCGATCCGTAACCTGGCGCGCAGCCTCCCCCTTCTCCGTGAGCTGCGCCGCTCCGCCACGGACGGCTCGCTCCGGCTGGTGGTCAACCGCGCCGACTCCCGCGAGCTCATCTCGGGCTCCGAGATCGAGAAGGCGCTCGGGCTGCCCGCCTACTGGACCGTGTCCAACGACTACCGGGCCGTCATCGAGGCGCTGAACGCGGGCCGGCCCGTGGTCGACGACAACCGCTCCGTGTTCGGCCGCGATGTCCGCGGTCTGGCCGGGGTCATCGGCGGGGTCGAAGTCACGACCCGGCCCTCGCGCTTCGGATTCCTCCCCTTCGGGTCCGGACGACGCCGCGCCGCAGCGGGTGGGCGCGCGTCCGACGGAAAGGTGACGAACCATGCAGGATAG
- a CDS encoding type II and III secretion system protein family protein, giving the protein MDTRRPGRIVVLALSFFLLGAGSVRAWQTPPDSAVAAAPPSVTQNAGRERLITIAVGNSALVTVPSGLRRVSIADPETADAVLVSNNEVVVNGKAGGTTSLLIWDNTGTLTLYTVRITADAATLEAEFERLFPDEDIRVSAVGSGVVLSGQVRDTRTRDQALELARTLGEDVQVLDHLGLPDQGQVLLRVRFAEVSRNALEQYGVNVTRVDPRNVRGDDEGGLTAGGVVPFSRDFLEGDGPEQTFSDAVNFFLFHDASKFGAFVQALRGQGLFRSLAEPNLLAMPGEQASFLAGGEFPVPVVQGTGGATAISVLFKEFGIRLSFTPDITNSGAIRLHVAPEVSALDFANGVELSGFRVPSLTSRKAETTVELMPGQTFAIAGLMDNSWVENSNKLPLLGDIPILGALFRSKDLRQNRTELLVLVTPELVRPSNVAPELPTGEPDTWGAPVRENGNGR; this is encoded by the coding sequence ATGGACACCCGTCGTCCCGGGCGCATCGTCGTCCTCGCGCTCTCGTTCTTCCTGCTGGGAGCGGGCTCCGTCCGCGCCTGGCAGACACCGCCGGACAGCGCGGTCGCGGCGGCCCCCCCGTCCGTCACGCAGAACGCGGGGCGGGAGCGCCTCATCACCATCGCGGTGGGCAACTCCGCGCTCGTCACGGTGCCGTCCGGCCTGCGCCGGGTCTCGATCGCCGATCCCGAGACCGCCGACGCCGTCCTCGTCTCCAACAACGAGGTGGTCGTCAACGGCAAGGCCGGCGGCACGACGAGCCTGCTGATCTGGGACAACACCGGCACCCTGACGCTCTACACCGTGCGGATCACGGCCGACGCCGCCACGCTGGAAGCCGAATTCGAGCGCCTCTTCCCCGACGAGGACATCCGCGTGTCCGCCGTCGGCAGCGGAGTCGTCCTCAGCGGACAGGTGCGTGACACCCGCACGCGCGACCAGGCGCTGGAGCTGGCCCGGACGCTCGGTGAAGACGTCCAGGTGCTCGACCACCTGGGCCTTCCCGACCAGGGTCAGGTTCTCCTGCGGGTGCGCTTCGCCGAAGTCTCGCGCAACGCGCTCGAGCAGTACGGCGTGAACGTGACCCGCGTCGATCCGCGCAACGTGCGTGGGGACGACGAGGGCGGCCTGACGGCCGGAGGCGTGGTGCCCTTCAGCCGCGACTTCCTGGAAGGCGACGGTCCGGAGCAGACGTTCTCGGACGCCGTGAACTTCTTCCTCTTCCACGACGCATCCAAGTTCGGGGCCTTCGTGCAGGCGCTGCGCGGGCAGGGCCTCTTCCGCAGCCTGGCCGAGCCCAACCTGCTGGCCATGCCCGGTGAGCAGGCCTCCTTTCTCGCCGGCGGTGAGTTCCCGGTGCCGGTGGTGCAAGGAACCGGGGGCGCGACGGCGATCTCGGTGCTCTTCAAGGAGTTCGGGATCCGCCTGTCGTTCACGCCCGACATCACGAACAGCGGTGCGATCCGCCTGCACGTGGCTCCCGAGGTCTCCGCGCTGGACTTCGCCAACGGCGTCGAGCTCTCCGGCTTCCGCGTGCCCTCCCTCACGTCGCGCAAGGCCGAGACGACCGTGGAGCTCATGCCCGGTCAGACCTTCGCCATCGCCGGGCTGATGGACAACTCGTGGGTGGAGAACTCCAACAAGCTGCCCCTGCTGGGGGACATCCCGATCCTCGGCGCGCTCTTCCGCTCGAAGGACCTGCGCCAGAATCGCACGGAGCTCCTGGTGCTGGTGACGCCCGAGCTGGTGCGTCCGAGCAACGTGGCCCCGGAGCTCCCCACCGGAGAGCCGGACACCTGGGGTGCGCCGGTCCGGGAGAACGGCAATGGCCGTTAA
- the cpaB gene encoding Flp pilus assembly protein CpaB — MSKRFGLVFSLALATGAVAAWLAWTFLRDAGPREASAAVPATEVVLAARDLAPGDVVEATDIKLVAWPEREVPSGYAVSPAEVVGRGVIVSVRANEPLMSTKLANREAGSGLAITIPAGKRAMSVKVDDVIAVSGWATPGTRVDVLATLDQAAQFDEPRTQVVLQNIEVLAAGQTTERDFRGEPKSVPVVTLLVDPAEAERLTLAATKGRIQLVLRNPLDLELAETEGTSTRTLLPSSAAPVRRVVRTAAPVAPRPTIEVFRGPEKSSSQIPGGNR; from the coding sequence ATGAGCAAGAGATTCGGACTGGTCTTCTCCCTGGCGCTGGCTACGGGCGCGGTCGCGGCCTGGCTGGCGTGGACGTTCCTGCGGGACGCCGGCCCCCGGGAGGCCTCCGCCGCCGTCCCGGCGACCGAGGTGGTCCTGGCCGCTCGCGACCTCGCACCCGGTGACGTGGTCGAAGCCACCGACATCAAGCTGGTCGCCTGGCCCGAGCGCGAGGTGCCGTCGGGCTACGCGGTCTCTCCGGCCGAAGTGGTCGGGCGCGGCGTGATCGTGTCGGTTCGCGCCAACGAGCCGCTCATGTCCACCAAGCTCGCCAACCGCGAGGCCGGATCGGGTCTGGCCATCACCATCCCCGCCGGCAAGCGCGCCATGAGCGTCAAGGTGGACGACGTGATCGCCGTCTCCGGCTGGGCCACACCCGGAACCCGGGTGGACGTGCTGGCGACGCTGGACCAGGCCGCCCAGTTCGACGAGCCGCGCACGCAGGTCGTGCTGCAGAACATCGAGGTGCTGGCGGCCGGTCAGACCACCGAGCGGGACTTCCGTGGCGAACCGAAGTCGGTTCCCGTGGTGACCCTGCTCGTGGATCCGGCCGAGGCGGAGCGCCTCACGCTGGCCGCGACCAAGGGCCGGATCCAGCTGGTCCTGCGCAATCCGCTCGACCTCGAGCTCGCCGAGACCGAAGGCACGAGCACCCGCACGCTGCTGCCGTCGTCCGCGGCACCCGTGCGCCGGGTCGTCCGCACCGCGGCCCCGGTCGCCCCCCGCCCGACCATCGAGGTCTTCCGCGGCCCCGAGAAGTCGAGCTCCCAGATCCCCGGAGGAAACCGCTGA
- a CDS encoding prepilin peptidase has product MTNSTISTALLLVLALGGIWFDVRERRIPNLLTVSVFAAALLLRAPDGFASVGSGLAGAGICFALSLLLFLTGGLGGGDVKMLTAAGALLGPARLDTALLVMALVGGVMAVVQVLARRRVYETAANLHTIVSTFGLRTFNGWKGPGHGAPITLDSPGAHALPYGVAIAAGALAGWFLV; this is encoded by the coding sequence ATGACGAACTCCACGATCTCCACCGCACTGCTCCTGGTGCTGGCCTTGGGCGGCATCTGGTTCGACGTGCGCGAGCGCCGCATCCCGAACCTGCTGACCGTCAGCGTGTTCGCCGCCGCACTGTTGCTGCGTGCACCGGATGGCTTCGCATCGGTGGGGTCGGGGCTCGCGGGCGCGGGGATCTGTTTCGCGCTGTCGCTGCTGCTCTTCCTCACGGGCGGGCTCGGCGGCGGAGACGTGAAGATGCTGACCGCAGCCGGCGCGCTGCTCGGGCCGGCGCGGTTGGACACCGCCCTGCTCGTCATGGCGCTGGTCGGCGGTGTGATGGCGGTCGTGCAGGTGTTGGCCCGCCGCCGGGTCTACGAGACCGCGGCCAACCTGCACACCATCGTATCGACATTCGGGCTGCGCACGTTCAACGGCTGGAAGGGCCCCGGCCACGGCGCACCCATCACACTGGATTCCCCTGGTGCGCACGCGCTGCCGTACGGCGTCGCGATCGCGGCCGGAGCCCTGGCCGGCTGGTTCCTCGTCTGA
- a CDS encoding Flp family type IVb pilin — protein sequence MPALLNALWRDESGQDLTEYVLLIVIIALGVTAAIIVLRDQISQVFNDAAAELQNPGGN from the coding sequence ATGCCCGCCCTGCTCAACGCCCTCTGGCGCGACGAGTCCGGTCAGGACCTGACCGAGTACGTGCTCCTGATCGTCATCATCGCCCTCGGCGTCACGGCCGCGATCATCGTGTTGCGCGATCAGATCTCGCAGGTCTTCAACGACGCTGCGGCCGAGCTCCAGAACCCCGGCGGCAACTAA